A window of Fragaria vesca subsp. vesca linkage group LG7, FraVesHawaii_1.0, whole genome shotgun sequence contains these coding sequences:
- the LOC101303951 gene encoding putative expansin-B2-like has translation MAELPGMVALMVAEVKIAYISVLTFAHDQLHAGGSCGYGDLVSKPPWNSMVTSVGPSLYQSGKECGACYQVKCTKHKSCSGKPVKVVVTDSCLGCVSESAHFDLSGKAFSAMALPGQCQELRNAGKLEVRFARVACDYPGKTIAFHVDQGSSAYYFAVVIEYEEGDGDVASVQLKDSKGIEKWCDMQQSWGAVWKLDAGGSPLKPPLSLKVTSQYSGKTLLAENVIPTNWQPGCSYRSVVKHL, from the exons ATGGCGGAGCTACCTGGTATGGTAGCCCTGATGGTTGCGGAAGTGAAG ATCGCGTACATAAGCGTACTGACATTTGCTCATGATCAATTGCATGCAGGAGGGTCTTGTGGGTATGGAGATTTAGTTTCAAAACCTCCATGGAATTCCATGGTTACTTCAGTTGGTCCTTCTCTTTACCAATCCGGCAAGGAATGTGGAGCTTGCTATCAG GTCAAATGCACTAAACATAAATCGTGTTCTGGCAAACCAGTGAAGGTGGTCGTCACAGATTCTTGCCTGGGATGTGTGTCTGAATCTGCACACTTCGACCTTAGTGGAAAAGCATTTAGTGCCATGGCACTTCCTGGTCAATGCCAGGAACTACGCAATGCAGGAAAATTGGAAGTCCGATTCGCAAG AGTGGCATGTGATTATCCAGGAAAAACCATTGCATTCCACGTCGACCAGGGATCGAGCGCGTACTACTTTGCTGTAGTGATCGAGTACGAAGAGGGAGATGGTGATGTTGCTAGTGTTCAGTTGAAGGACAGTAAAGGTATCGAGAAGTGGTGTGACATGCAACAATCCTGGGGTGCAGTGTGGAAGCTTGATGCAGGAGGGTCACCACTAAAACCTCCATTGTCATTAAAGGTGACTTCTCAGTACTCAGGGAAGACCTTGTTGGCTGAAAATGTGATTCCAACAAATTGGCAGCCTGGTTGTAGCTACAGATCCGTGGTCAAGCACCTGTGA
- the LOC101298547 gene encoding quinone oxidoreductase-like, with the protein MVKAIRIHQLGGPEVLKWEDVEIGEPKEGEIRVKNKAIGINFIDVYFRKGLYYKADTMPFIPGMEACGVVTAIGPGLTGRQVGDLVAYIGTPMGSYAEEQILPANKVVPVPPSIDPIVAASVILKGMTAQVLLRQCFKVEPGHRVLVHAAAGGVGSLLCQWANALGAIVIGTVSTKEKAVQAKEDGCHHVIIYKEEDFIARVTEITSDNGVDVVYDSVGKDTFQGSLACLKTRGYMVSFGQASGRPDPVPLSALAAKSLFLTRPALFQYTATRDKLLVAAGEVFANVASGVLHVRVNHKYPLSHAPEAHADLENRRTSGSAVLIP; encoded by the exons ATGGTGAAAGCTATTCGTATCCATCAACTTGGTGGACCTGAG GTTTTGAAATGGGAAGATGTCGAAATAGGAGAGCCAAAGGAGGGTGAGATTCGTGTGAAGAACAAGGCCATTGGGATTAATTTCATTGATGTATACTTCCGCAAAGGGCTATATTACAAGGCTGATACAATGCCCTTCATCCCAG GTATGGAGGCTTGTGGAGTTGTGACAGCGATTGGACCTGGACTAACAGGCAGGCAAGTTGGAGATCTTGTCGCCTATATTGGTACTCCAATGGGCTCATACGCAGAAGAGCAGATCCTTCCTGCAAACAAAGTTGTGCCTGTTCCTCCTTCCATTGATCCTATTGTGGCAGCATCCGTCATACTTAAGGGTATGACAGCTCAGGTTCTACTGCGCCAATGTTTCAAG GTTGAACCTGGACACAGAGTCCTTGTTCATGCAGCAGCTGGTGGAGTCGGATCCCTTTTATGCCAATGGGCTAATGCCCTCGGTGCCATTGTCATTGGAACTGTATCGACTAAAGAGAAGGCAGTTCAAGCCAAGGAAGATGGCTGTCACCATGTCATAATCTACAAGGAAGAGGACTTCATTGCTCGTGTGACTGAAATAACATCCGATAATGGAGTTGATGTTGTCTACGACTCTGTAGGCAAGGACACCTTTCAG GGATCATTGGCATGCTTGAAGACTCGAGGATACATGGTGAGTTTCGGGCAGGCATCAGGTAGGCCTGACCCTGTTCCATTGTCAGCTCTTGCAGCAAAGTCACTCTTCTTGACAAGGCCTGCCCTTTTCCAATACACTGCAACTCGAGACAAATTGTTAGTGGCTGCAGGAGAGGTGTTTGCTAATGTTGCATCAGGTGTGTTGCACGTTCGAGTAAATCATAAGTACCCATTGTCACATGCACCAGAGGCACATGCAGACCTTGAGAACAGGAGAACATCTGGTTCGGCTGTTCTTATTCCTTAA